The following proteins are encoded in a genomic region of Brachypodium distachyon strain Bd21 chromosome 1, Brachypodium_distachyon_v3.0, whole genome shotgun sequence:
- the LOC106865652 gene encoding protein ALP1-like: protein MTKATGLGWDPVKNTITASEEQWADLIKVHKDIRRFRKGPPDNLEWLEKMFQKASVTGKSSVMPGAEEDDIVERQDVDGIVGLEMSSSTEAESDSSDSSDGDINVAAEKRKLRKKRRNRNVTVLFGFYLHARKYLNKRKRREHRCTGQQWAYDTLGSTEDCYEMYRMTRPCFDALHDRLVEHYGLKGTKFMFFEEALAMFLWTVGGPQSVSQVHNRFHRSSDTIHRKFNHVLACLNRMAGDIIRPFDRKFRTMHDRLRDSRFYPHFNNCIGAIDGTHILVVVPADKMINHVGRHGYATENVMAVCDFDMRFTSIVTGWLGSAHDTRIFRDTLDKYEKRFPHPPAGKYYLVDSGYPNDTGYLAPYRGQKYHLLEFRMGRPPSGKQELFNFAHSSLA, encoded by the exons ATGACAAAGGCTACTGgacttggatgggatcctgtTAAGAACACTATAACAGCTAGTGAAGAGCAGTGGGCTGACCTGATCAAG GTCCATAAGGATATTAGACGTTTTCGAAAAGGTCCCCCGGACAACTTGGAATGGCTAGAGAAAATGTTCCAAAAGGCTAGTGTGACTGGCAAATCTTCGGTGATGCCcggagctgaagaagatgacatTGTAGAACGCCAAGACGTCGATGGTATTGTTGGCTTGGAG ATGAGTTCATCAACAGAGGCTGAGAGTGACTCAAGTGACTCAAGTGATGGAGATATTAATGTTGCTGCCGAGAAGAGGAAGTTAAGGAAAAAGAGACGCAACCGGAATGTGACTGTTCTTTTTGGTTTCTACCTGCATGCTAGAAAATATCTTAAcaaaaggaagaggagggagcaTAGGTGCACCGGTCAGCAGTGGGCCTATGATACTTTGGGCTCTACAGAAGACTGTTATGAAATGTATAGGATGACCAGGCCTTGTTTTGATGCTTTGCATGACAGGCTGGTAGAACATTATGGTTTGAAGGGGACAAAGTTTATGTTTTTTGAAGAGGCTCTTGCAATGTTTCTATGGACTGTTGGTGGCCCCCAATCTGTGAGCCAAGTGCACAATCGCTTCCATAGATCAAGTGACACCATCCACAGGAAGTTCAACCATGTGTTGGCATGCTTGAATAGAATGGCAGGAGACATCATAAGGCCCTTCGATCGCAAATTCAGAACCATGCATGACAGGCTTCGTGACTCTAGGTTTTATCCACACTTCAACAATTGCATTGGTGCAATCGATGGTACACATATACTAGTTGTTGTGCCAGCTGATAAGATGATTAACCATGTTGGTCGCCATGGGTATGCCACTGAGAATGTCATGGCAGTATGTGACTTCGACATGCGATTCACCTCTATAGTAACCGGGTGGCTAGGTTCTGCACATGACACAAGGATATTCAGAGACACACTTGACAAGTACGAGAAGAGATTTCCACACCCTCCAGCAG GCAAATATTATCTTGTCGATTCTGGCTATCCCAATGACACCGGCTATCTCGCACCATACAGAGGACAAAAATATCATCTACTTGAGTTCCGCATGGGCCGACCACCAAGTGGTAAACAAGAGTTGTTCAACTTTGCTCATTCCTCACTTGCGTAA